TTGGGTATGTCGTACGAGAAGGGACCAGGGACATGGCCGAGCCGAGGATCTTCACCTCCGCCGAGGAGCTGCGCGCGGGGGTCGGCGAGCAGCTGGGGCACAGCGACTGGCTGGAGATCGACCAGAAGCGCATCGACCTGTTCGCCGACGCCACGGGCGACCACCAGTGGATCCACGTGGACCCCGAGCGCGCCGCCTCGGGCCCCTTCGGCAGGACGATCGCGCACGGCTATCTGACCCTCTCCCTGCTGCCGCTCTTCGTCCCGCAGGTGCTGCGGGTCGAGGGCATGAAGATGGGCCTCAACTACGGCACGGAGAAGGTGCGTTTCCCCGCCCCCGTGCCGGTCGGCTCGCGGCTGCGCGCCACGGCGGTCCTCACGAAGGTGGAGGAGGCCGGCGGCGGGGTGCAGGTCACCGCGCGGGTGACCGTGGAGCGCGAGGGCGGC
The Streptomyces roseofulvus genome window above contains:
- a CDS encoding MaoC family dehydratase yields the protein MAEPRIFTSAEELRAGVGEQLGHSDWLEIDQKRIDLFADATGDHQWIHVDPERAASGPFGRTIAHGYLTLSLLPLFVPQVLRVEGMKMGLNYGTEKVRFPAPVPVGSRLRATAVLTKVEEAGGGVQVTARVTVEREGGDKPVCVAESVSRYYF